A stretch of the Archangium violaceum genome encodes the following:
- a CDS encoding glycosyltransferase has protein sequence MQPPVVTTLLPARNAERTVARAVESLLEGTLREIRVLAVDDGSTDGTRAVLEGLAARDARVEVLDGGGRGLVAALNLALSHATSPYVARMDADDEALPRRLEASVEALEEDPGLGGVGTSVELFREDQPVSPSMRDYAAWLNGLTTAERLHRERFVESPICHPSVCLRREAVVAAGGWEYGDFPEDYDLWLKLIDRGHRMRNLPEVLLRWRDSTERLTRTDPRYAHKRFIWVKARYLARSREVAGRPLTIWGTGPGGLILTRFLLAEWARVERFIDVHPRKVGTRIHGIPVYPPESLGAPPEDTHLIAAVGVRGIRDEIRGALTSRGWVEGVHFTCAA, from the coding sequence ATGCAGCCTCCGGTCGTCACCACCCTCCTTCCCGCCCGAAACGCCGAGCGCACCGTGGCTCGCGCCGTGGAGAGCCTCCTCGAAGGCACCCTGCGTGAAATCCGGGTGTTGGCGGTGGATGACGGCTCCACGGACGGGACGCGCGCGGTGCTCGAGGGGCTGGCGGCGCGAGATGCCCGGGTGGAGGTGCTCGACGGAGGGGGCCGGGGCCTGGTCGCGGCGCTCAACCTGGCACTCTCGCATGCCACCTCGCCCTACGTGGCGCGGATGGACGCGGATGACGAGGCACTGCCGCGACGGCTGGAGGCGAGCGTCGAAGCGCTGGAAGAGGACCCGGGCCTCGGAGGCGTGGGCACGAGCGTGGAGTTGTTCCGCGAGGATCAGCCGGTGAGCCCCTCGATGCGGGACTACGCGGCCTGGCTCAACGGGCTCACCACCGCCGAGCGGCTCCACCGGGAGCGCTTCGTGGAGAGCCCCATCTGCCACCCCTCGGTGTGCCTGAGACGGGAGGCGGTGGTGGCGGCCGGAGGGTGGGAGTACGGCGACTTCCCGGAAGACTACGACCTGTGGCTGAAGCTCATCGACAGGGGCCACCGGATGCGCAACCTGCCGGAGGTGCTGTTGCGCTGGCGGGACAGCACGGAGCGGCTGACGCGGACGGACCCGAGGTACGCGCACAAGCGATTCATCTGGGTCAAGGCGCGCTACCTGGCGCGCAGCCGCGAGGTAGCGGGACGTCCCCTGACGATCTGGGGAACAGGACCTGGAGGGCTCATCCTCACGCGCTTCCTGCTGGCGGAGTGGGCGAGGGTGGAGCGCTTCATCGACGTGCACCCACGAAAGGTGGGCACGCGAATCCACGGGATACCGGTGTACCCACCGGAGTCACTGGGAGCACCGCCGGAGGACACCCACCTGATAGCGGCGGTGGGAGTGAGAGGAATCCGAGACGAAATCCGAGGAGCCCTCACGAGCCGCGGCTGGGTGGAGGGAGTGCACTTCACCTGTGCCGCATGA
- a CDS encoding Rieske (2Fe-2S) protein, which yields MSEGPRSRVFETPAGVALCTLDSLADPGARNFVLQIDEAFFHGFLVRTGESVRGYVDRCPHQGLPLAQKLDGYLTPDARLISCSWHGALFRIEDGACVGGPCSGARLTPWPVTVQNGVVRTA from the coding sequence ATGAGTGAGGGGCCGCGCTCTCGCGTCTTCGAGACTCCCGCTGGCGTTGCCCTCTGCACGCTCGATTCGCTCGCGGACCCCGGTGCTCGCAACTTCGTCCTGCAGATCGATGAGGCCTTCTTTCATGGCTTCCTCGTGCGCACCGGAGAGAGTGTTCGGGGCTATGTGGACCGCTGCCCGCATCAGGGGCTGCCGCTCGCGCAGAAGCTCGACGGCTATCTGACTCCCGATGCCCGGTTGATCTCCTGCTCGTGGCATGGGGCGCTCTTCCGCATCGAGGATGGGGCGTGCGTCGGAGGGCCGTGTTCCGGTGCTCGGCTGACTCCGTGGCCTGTGACGGTCCAGAATGGCGTGGTGCGCACGGCCTGA
- a CDS encoding fumarylacetoacetate hydrolase family protein, with product MRLASLKSGRDGRLVVVSDDLAWCADASVIAPTLQRALDEWERCEAPLRALAAALNRGDAPRMPFSEEGCASPLPRAYQWADGSAYVNHVALVRKARKAEMPESFWSDPLMYQGGSDGFIGPREPIPLADVSWGCDLEGEVAVITGDVRQGATREEALAAIRLVMLVNDVSLRNLIPAELAKGFGFFQSKPASSFSPVAVTPDALGEAWREGKLHGALRVSLNGEPFGRADAGVDMTFDFGTLIAHAARTRDLCAGSIIGSGTVSNRDADGGPGKPIRDGGLGYSCIAEVRTVETLLTGAPKTPFLRHGDRVRIEMLDAAGRSLFGAIDQVVTEPRR from the coding sequence GTGAGGCTCGCATCGCTGAAGTCGGGGCGCGACGGCCGCCTGGTCGTTGTCTCGGATGATCTGGCCTGGTGTGCGGATGCCTCGGTGATCGCGCCGACGTTGCAGCGCGCGCTCGACGAGTGGGAGCGCTGTGAGGCGCCGCTCCGTGCCCTCGCCGCGGCGCTGAATCGTGGCGACGCGCCGAGGATGCCGTTCTCCGAGGAGGGGTGTGCCTCGCCGCTGCCTCGCGCCTATCAATGGGCGGATGGCTCGGCGTACGTGAACCACGTCGCGCTCGTGCGCAAGGCTCGCAAGGCCGAGATGCCCGAGAGCTTCTGGAGCGATCCGCTCATGTACCAGGGCGGCTCGGATGGTTTCATCGGTCCCCGGGAGCCCATCCCGCTCGCGGACGTGAGCTGGGGCTGTGACCTGGAGGGAGAGGTCGCCGTCATCACCGGAGACGTGCGCCAGGGCGCCACCCGCGAGGAGGCGCTCGCGGCCATCCGGCTCGTCATGCTGGTCAATGACGTGTCGCTGCGGAACCTCATCCCCGCCGAGCTCGCCAAGGGGTTCGGGTTCTTCCAGTCCAAGCCTGCCTCCTCCTTCTCGCCCGTCGCCGTCACGCCCGATGCGCTCGGCGAGGCCTGGCGCGAGGGCAAGCTGCACGGGGCCCTGCGTGTCTCGTTGAACGGGGAGCCCTTCGGGCGCGCGGACGCGGGCGTCGACATGACGTTCGACTTCGGCACCTTGATCGCTCACGCCGCCAGGACGCGCGACCTGTGCGCGGGCTCCATCATCGGCTCGGGCACCGTGTCCAACCGCGATGCGGATGGGGGTCCCGGCAAGCCCATCCGTGATGGGGGGCTCGGTTATTCCTGCATCGCCGAGGTGCGCACCGTCGAGACGCTCCTGACCGGGGCTCCGAAGACGCCCTTCCTCCGCCACGGCGACCGCGTGCGCATCGAGATGCTGGATGCGGCGGGCCGCTCTCTGTTCGGCGCGATCGACCAGGTCGTCACGGAGCCTCGTAGATGA
- the hmgA gene encoding homogentisate 1,2-dioxygenase produces MAMDGYLSGFANEFATEAVAGALPEGQNSPQRVPYGLYAEQLSGSAFTAPRRENRRSWLYRIRPSSSHGSFRPLPEGLLRSGPFSEVPATPNRLRWSPLPRPSQPTDFIEGLVTFGGNGSPALGAGVGIHQYLANRSMTDTVFYNADGEMLIVPQSGRLRLVTELGVLGLAPGEVGVVPRGVRFRAELPDGQAAGYICENYGALFRLPELGPIGSNGLANPRDFLTPVAAYEDVDRPTRVIQKFQGRLWAAELDHSPLDVVAWHGNLAPYKYDLSRFNTIGTVSFDHPDPSIFTVLTSPSEIPGVANCDFVIFPPRWMVAENTFRPPWFHRNVMSEFMGLVHGEYDAKAEGFLPGGASLHNCMSGHGPDRETYTRAVEARLAPQKITDTLAFMFESRWVIAPTRFAMETPALQRDYDACWSDFPKARLPGAGSEKVTR; encoded by the coding sequence ATGGCGATGGACGGATACCTGTCGGGGTTTGCCAACGAGTTCGCGACCGAGGCCGTCGCGGGGGCTCTGCCGGAGGGACAGAACTCTCCCCAGCGCGTGCCCTATGGCCTCTACGCGGAGCAGCTCTCGGGCTCGGCGTTCACCGCGCCACGGCGTGAGAACCGCCGGAGCTGGCTCTACCGGATTCGCCCCAGCTCGAGCCACGGCTCGTTCCGTCCGCTCCCGGAGGGACTGCTGCGCAGCGGTCCCTTCTCCGAGGTTCCCGCCACGCCCAACCGCCTGCGCTGGAGTCCGCTGCCGCGTCCGTCCCAGCCCACCGACTTCATCGAGGGGCTCGTCACGTTCGGCGGGAACGGCTCGCCGGCGCTGGGCGCGGGCGTGGGGATCCACCAGTACCTCGCCAACCGGTCGATGACCGACACGGTGTTCTACAACGCCGACGGGGAGATGCTGATCGTCCCCCAGTCCGGGCGGCTCCGGCTCGTGACCGAGCTGGGCGTGCTCGGGCTCGCGCCGGGTGAGGTGGGGGTCGTCCCGCGCGGCGTGCGCTTCCGCGCCGAGCTGCCCGACGGCCAGGCCGCCGGGTACATCTGCGAGAACTACGGCGCGTTGTTCCGGCTCCCCGAGCTCGGGCCGATCGGCTCCAACGGGCTCGCCAACCCGCGCGACTTCCTCACGCCGGTCGCCGCGTACGAGGACGTCGACCGGCCCACGCGCGTCATCCAGAAGTTCCAGGGCCGCCTCTGGGCCGCCGAGCTCGACCACTCGCCGCTCGACGTCGTGGCCTGGCACGGCAACCTCGCGCCGTACAAGTACGACCTGTCACGCTTCAACACGATCGGCACGGTGAGCTTCGACCATCCGGATCCGTCGATCTTCACGGTGCTCACCTCGCCGAGCGAGATTCCCGGCGTCGCCAACTGCGACTTCGTCATCTTCCCGCCGCGGTGGATGGTCGCCGAGAACACCTTCCGCCCGCCCTGGTTCCACCGGAACGTCATGAGCGAGTTCATGGGGCTCGTGCACGGTGAGTACGACGCGAAGGCCGAGGGCTTCCTCCCCGGCGGTGCGTCGCTGCACAACTGCATGAGCGGCCACGGCCCCGATCGCGAGACCTATACGCGCGCGGTGGAGGCCCGGCTCGCGCCCCAGAAGATCACCGACACGCTCGCGTTCATGTTCGAGAGCCGTTGGGTGATCGCCCCCACGCGCTTCGCCATGGAGACGCCCGCCCTGCAGCGTGACTACGACGCCTGCTGGTCGGATTTCCCGAAGGCCCGGCTGCCCGGAGCGGGCTCGGAGAAGGTGACGCGGTGA
- the hppD gene encoding 4-hydroxyphenylpyruvate dioxygenase, which translates to MSATAENPLGLNGFEFVEFTSPEPGKMIELIERLGFTAYATHPTKDVIRYKQGGINLLVNREPTGQAAEFRAVHGPSANGMAFRVANAKKAYEMAIERGARPADPNAGTLGPDSYVLQGIGGSLLYLVDRYGEKGSLYDDWRQIPGAREMEAKNSTGLDILDHLTHNVRRGEMRTWSTFYNRVFGFTEQKYFDIKGQATGLFSQAMIAPDRAIRIPLNESQDDKSQIEEFIRQYNGEGIQHLALTTNDIYGTVEKLRERGVIFQDTIETYYELVDKRVPGHEEDLARMKKNRILIDGSKTEGFLLQIFTENLFGPIFFEIIQRKGNEGFGNGNFQALFESIELDQIRRGVIKVTTQK; encoded by the coding sequence ATGAGCGCCACGGCGGAGAATCCCCTCGGGTTGAATGGTTTCGAGTTCGTTGAGTTCACCTCGCCGGAGCCCGGCAAGATGATCGAGCTCATCGAGCGGTTGGGCTTCACGGCGTACGCGACGCACCCGACGAAGGACGTCATCCGCTACAAGCAGGGCGGCATCAACCTGCTGGTGAACCGCGAGCCGACCGGGCAGGCGGCCGAGTTCCGGGCGGTGCACGGACCGTCGGCCAACGGCATGGCCTTCCGCGTGGCCAACGCGAAGAAGGCCTACGAGATGGCGATCGAGCGTGGCGCTCGTCCGGCGGACCCGAACGCGGGCACGCTCGGCCCCGACAGCTATGTCCTCCAGGGCATCGGTGGCAGCCTGCTCTATCTCGTCGACCGCTACGGCGAGAAGGGCTCCCTCTATGACGACTGGCGCCAGATTCCCGGTGCCAGGGAGATGGAGGCGAAGAACAGCACCGGCCTCGACATCCTCGACCACCTCACGCACAACGTGCGCCGCGGCGAGATGCGCACCTGGTCGACCTTCTACAACCGCGTGTTCGGGTTCACCGAGCAGAAGTACTTCGACATCAAGGGCCAGGCGACCGGCCTGTTCTCCCAGGCGATGATCGCCCCCGATCGCGCCATCCGCATCCCGCTCAACGAGAGCCAGGACGACAAGTCGCAGATCGAGGAGTTCATCCGCCAGTACAACGGCGAGGGCATCCAGCACCTCGCGCTGACCACCAACGACATCTACGGCACGGTGGAGAAGCTGCGCGAGCGCGGAGTCATCTTCCAGGACACCATCGAGACCTACTACGAGCTGGTGGACAAGCGGGTGCCGGGCCACGAGGAGGACCTGGCGCGGATGAAGAAGAACCGCATCCTCATCGACGGCAGCAAGACGGAGGGCTTCCTGCTGCAGATCTTCACCGAGAACCTCTTCGGCCCCATCTTCTTCGAGATCATCCAGCGCAAGGGCAACGAGGGCTTCGGCAACGGGAACTTCCAGGCCCTGTTCGAGTCCATCGAGCTGGATCAGATCCGGCGCGGCGTCATCAAGGTGACCACCCAGAAGTAG
- a CDS encoding MarR family winged helix-turn-helix transcriptional regulator: MARSHIKLDEFVPYRLSLASNAVSQVIARAYEEHFGLKMHEWRVITVLAQDGELTQQEIVGRTKMDKVTVSRAAQVLERRKLLRRVTNAADARSLRLSLTAEGKKLYARVAPAALELEAEVLEGLSEREVAALKDVLRRLEMAAERVLARR, encoded by the coding sequence GTGGCACGCTCCCATATCAAGCTCGACGAATTCGTCCCCTACAGACTCTCGCTTGCCTCCAACGCGGTGAGTCAGGTCATCGCCCGGGCCTACGAGGAGCACTTCGGCCTCAAGATGCACGAGTGGCGCGTCATCACCGTGCTGGCGCAGGACGGTGAGCTCACCCAGCAGGAGATCGTCGGCCGCACGAAGATGGACAAGGTGACGGTGAGCCGCGCCGCGCAGGTGCTCGAGCGGCGCAAGCTCCTGCGCCGTGTGACGAACGCCGCGGACGCCCGCTCCCTCCGTCTCTCGCTCACCGCCGAGGGAAAGAAGCTCTACGCCCGGGTCGCGCCCGCGGCGCTGGAGCTCGAGGCGGAGGTGCTCGAGGGGCTCAGCGAGCGGGAGGTCGCCGCCCTCAAGGACGTGCTCCGCCGCCTGGAGATGGCCGCCGAGCGCGTGCTCGCTCGCCGCTGA
- a CDS encoding RluA family pseudouridine synthase, producing the protein MKRRTFRVEAAHVNRALGEALAAELGVPREEAARLVGVGAVYVAGRRSRDAGTRLTAGQVVTVVLEEGGQSPLAAAAAPALALRVLHEDEDVIAVDKPAGMTAQPTEGRVGDSLVDKVGEHLKRPAGLVHRLDRETSGVTVFGKTPRATTALAEEFREGRARKRYLAAVGPVSLPSEGTIDLPLSKDPSRPGRWRATRAANGIPAFTRYRVLHAGSDFCLVELLPQTGRTHQLRAHLTALGAPILGDKRYGGAARAGGLPAPRCLLHAQALELGHPGTGQPVRFEAPVPEDLARFFEAARVPAPLGAIR; encoded by the coding sequence ATGAAGCGCCGCACCTTTCGAGTCGAAGCCGCCCACGTGAACCGAGCCCTGGGAGAGGCGCTGGCGGCGGAGCTGGGCGTGCCGCGTGAGGAGGCCGCGCGCCTGGTGGGCGTGGGAGCGGTGTACGTGGCCGGGCGCCGGAGCCGGGACGCGGGGACGCGGCTGACCGCGGGGCAGGTGGTGACGGTGGTGCTGGAGGAGGGGGGACAGAGCCCTCTCGCCGCGGCGGCGGCTCCCGCCCTGGCGCTCCGGGTGCTGCACGAGGACGAGGACGTCATCGCGGTGGACAAGCCGGCGGGAATGACGGCGCAGCCCACGGAAGGGCGGGTAGGGGACAGTCTGGTGGACAAGGTGGGTGAGCACCTGAAGCGGCCGGCGGGGCTGGTGCACCGGCTGGACCGGGAGACGTCCGGGGTGACGGTGTTCGGGAAGACGCCTCGGGCGACGACCGCCCTGGCGGAGGAGTTCCGCGAGGGCCGGGCCCGCAAGCGCTACCTGGCGGCGGTAGGGCCGGTATCACTGCCTTCTGAAGGCACCATCGATCTGCCGCTGTCGAAGGACCCGTCCCGGCCGGGGCGCTGGCGCGCGACCCGCGCGGCCAATGGCATTCCCGCGTTCACGCGGTACCGCGTGCTGCACGCGGGCTCGGACTTCTGCCTGGTGGAGCTGTTGCCCCAGACGGGACGCACCCACCAGTTGCGCGCGCACCTGACGGCGCTGGGCGCGCCCATTCTCGGGGACAAGCGTTACGGCGGGGCGGCTCGGGCGGGAGGGCTTCCGGCTCCGCGTTGCCTGCTGCACGCGCAGGCGCTGGAGTTGGGGCATCCGGGCACGGGCCAACCGGTGCGGTTCGAGGCGCCCGTTCCGGAGGACCTCGCGCGCTTCTTCGAGGCCGCGCGGGTCCCGGCTCCCCTGGGGGCCATTCGTTGA
- a CDS encoding MFS transporter produces the protein MEDIKTNPGMEASDGLPTPRRYWAIVAIVLAISMAVLDGAIANVALPAISRNLNASPAASIWIVNAYQLAIVVSILPFASLGDIVGYRRVFQMGLLVFTLASLACALSGSLVGLTLSRILQGFGAAAVMSVNAALVRFTYPNRLLGRAIGINALVVAVSSAVGPTIASAILSTASWPWLFAINVPMGTVSLLIARQALPHTRRSGLPFDFTSALLNALTFGLLIIGLESLTTGALPGALALAGGLTAGIVLVRRQLSRTSPLVPVDLLRIPVFAFSIAASICSFSAQMLAFVSLPFYFQNVLGRSQVETGLLMTPWPVAVAVMAPIAGRLADRFSAAILCGVGSMVMATGLTLLALLPAHAASGIIVLGMTLCGVGFGFFQSPNNRAMLSSAPKARSGGAGGMQATARLLGQTCGATLVAVCFRAFSSHGPTVALGLGACVSVASAVVSTFRHHRQVDVQVTP, from the coding sequence ATGGAAGACATCAAGACGAATCCCGGAATGGAAGCCTCCGATGGTCTCCCCACACCCCGCCGATACTGGGCAATCGTCGCCATCGTGCTCGCGATCTCCATGGCCGTTCTGGATGGCGCGATCGCCAATGTCGCGCTGCCCGCCATCTCGCGGAACCTGAACGCCTCGCCCGCCGCGTCGATCTGGATCGTCAACGCCTACCAGCTCGCCATCGTCGTCTCGATCCTCCCGTTCGCCTCGCTGGGCGACATCGTGGGCTACCGGCGGGTCTTCCAGATGGGCCTCCTGGTGTTCACGCTGGCCTCGCTGGCCTGCGCGCTGTCGGGCTCCCTCGTGGGCTTGACGCTCTCGCGAATCCTCCAGGGCTTCGGCGCCGCCGCGGTCATGAGCGTCAATGCCGCCCTCGTCCGCTTCACCTACCCGAACCGGTTGCTGGGCCGGGCCATTGGCATCAACGCCCTGGTGGTCGCGGTCTCCTCCGCCGTCGGTCCGACGATCGCCTCGGCCATCCTGTCCACCGCGTCGTGGCCCTGGCTCTTCGCCATCAACGTGCCCATGGGAACCGTCTCCCTGCTCATCGCGCGCCAGGCCCTGCCGCACACCCGGCGCTCGGGGCTCCCGTTCGATTTCACGAGCGCGCTGCTCAATGCCCTGACGTTCGGGCTGCTGATCATCGGACTCGAGAGCCTGACGACCGGTGCGCTGCCTGGAGCCCTCGCGCTCGCCGGTGGCCTCACCGCGGGCATCGTGCTGGTGCGGCGCCAGCTCTCGAGGACCTCGCCGCTCGTCCCCGTGGACCTGCTGCGCATCCCGGTCTTCGCCTTCTCCATCGCGGCGTCCATCTGCTCCTTCTCGGCGCAGATGCTCGCCTTCGTCTCACTCCCCTTCTACTTCCAGAACGTCCTGGGGCGCAGTCAGGTGGAGACCGGGCTGTTGATGACGCCCTGGCCGGTCGCCGTCGCCGTCATGGCGCCCATCGCGGGGCGGCTGGCGGATCGCTTCTCGGCGGCCATCCTGTGTGGCGTGGGCTCGATGGTGATGGCGACGGGATTGACGCTGCTCGCGCTCCTGCCGGCACATGCGGCGAGCGGCATCATCGTCCTCGGCATGACCCTCTGTGGCGTGGGCTTCGGATTCTTTCAGTCACCGAACAACCGCGCGATGCTCTCCTCCGCTCCGAAGGCGCGCAGCGGCGGCGCGGGAGGCATGCAGGCGACGGCCCGGCTCCTGGGGCAGACATGCGGTGCCACCCTCGTCGCCGTGTGCTTCCGGGCGTTCTCGAGCCACGGGCCCACGGTGGCCCTGGGACTCGGAGCGTGCGTCTCGGTCGCGTCGGCCGTGGTCAGCACCTTCCGGCACCATCGGCAGGTCGACGTCCAGGTGACACCGTAG
- a CDS encoding choice-of-anchor D domain-containing protein, translated as MSVGVFFKPWILGLASVVALAGCGGPPSGTGTGSGEGADNGGDVLVDGGRVSPEPDAGAGPGTDSGSGSGGDSGSSETGAIEVSDAPGFDFGPSLIGTTAERWFFLRNRSAGTVTSLAVSLSGAPFTFAGGTFPGIGGMCGAELAPGASCQFAVAFHPTERGAANGTLTVRFATGLVEGAVVRTLAGKGLAPALVQATSTIVDFGALVQGRQSWRTVTLTNTGDVDATQLSARTPPAPFSFKGGYQPGTGGTCWITLAAGESCTLVLGFTASETGVAKTTLSISYEDGVAFRSIPLALVGSVVSPAFLSITDSLSDANPFDFGDVAVGAVAEHTFTVRNTGDTAASNMTPRPIGSPFDFKGGAYPGTGGTCGTTLESGASCTLIVTFAPLQEGLSHGVVTLTYDSGSGYVGGGWMSVDRNLFGSSGHPRPLGVSLR; from the coding sequence ATGTCGGTGGGAGTGTTCTTCAAGCCGTGGATTCTGGGTCTCGCGTCCGTCGTGGCGCTCGCCGGGTGCGGAGGGCCGCCGTCAGGGACGGGGACCGGCTCCGGCGAGGGTGCCGACAATGGCGGTGACGTCCTCGTGGATGGGGGCAGGGTCTCGCCGGAGCCGGACGCGGGCGCGGGCCCGGGTACCGATTCGGGCTCGGGTTCGGGAGGGGACTCGGGCTCCTCGGAAACGGGGGCGATCGAGGTCTCCGATGCGCCCGGGTTCGACTTCGGCCCGTCCCTCATCGGGACCACGGCCGAGCGCTGGTTCTTCTTGCGCAACCGGAGCGCGGGCACGGTGACGTCGTTGGCGGTGTCGCTATCGGGCGCCCCTTTCACGTTCGCGGGCGGCACCTTCCCGGGCATCGGAGGTATGTGCGGGGCGGAGCTCGCCCCCGGGGCCTCGTGCCAGTTCGCGGTGGCGTTCCATCCCACCGAGCGAGGAGCCGCGAATGGAACGCTCACGGTGCGGTTCGCGACGGGGCTGGTGGAGGGGGCCGTCGTCCGGACGCTCGCGGGGAAGGGGCTGGCTCCCGCGCTCGTGCAGGCCACGTCCACGATCGTTGACTTCGGAGCACTGGTTCAGGGACGGCAGAGTTGGCGCACCGTGACCCTGACGAACACCGGCGATGTGGACGCGACCCAGCTCTCGGCTCGTACACCTCCGGCGCCCTTCTCCTTCAAGGGCGGCTACCAGCCTGGAACGGGGGGCACGTGCTGGATCACCCTGGCGGCTGGAGAGAGCTGCACCCTCGTCCTGGGCTTCACTGCCTCCGAGACGGGAGTGGCGAAGACCACGTTGTCCATCTCCTATGAGGATGGCGTCGCCTTCCGGAGCATCCCGCTCGCCCTCGTCGGTTCGGTTGTGTCTCCCGCCTTCCTCTCCATCACCGACTCCCTCTCCGATGCGAACCCGTTCGACTTCGGCGATGTCGCCGTCGGAGCGGTCGCGGAGCACACCTTCACGGTCAGGAATACAGGAGATACGGCCGCCAGCAATATGACGCCACGTCCCATTGGGTCGCCCTTCGACTTCAAGGGGGGAGCCTATCCAGGCACCGGAGGCACCTGCGGCACGACGCTCGAGAGCGGCGCGAGCTGCACGCTGATCGTGACGTTCGCGCCGCTACAAGAGGGCCTGAGCCACGGTGTCGTCACTCTGACCTACGATAGTGGGAGCGGCTACGTCGGTGGTGGTTGGATGTCGGTGGACCGTAATCTCTTCGGCTCCAGTGGGCACCCGCGCCCGCTCGGTGTCTCCCTCCGGTGA
- a CDS encoding peptidase M3: MDRPLPTLRASLDDFLAELATLQYRHAAGLAQELPLRELYEDSPEIASPEAFAAATEAVPKAQAKGDSLGVRRLRLLRDFIATQVEEALAAPDAEAVAQLEARAHLPVDDQTLSFGEALGQLPHEPNRGRRALLESATGGFLWDNRGRYGARREAAFRVTEKLRAPSYVALREDVSGIELNKLAEAAEQTLRLTEDAYRDVLGYALKKVEPLLRPLPSGHARRHDLQAATQVPWMSGFFRREDGLPAVIRWLGEWGFHPSAEGRIRMDDEERPGKASRPFTAAVRIPGEVRLVFQKRAGMDALGSLLHEYGHALHHAHVSEQLPLELRRLGDASVTEAFAILLERLLTDEEWLKRYLRLPSATARDATRMAAFQGLTVLRRHCAKLSYELSLYTRGPSPERADEYADAQRRALFVEPHPGFFLFDVDPQLYVTRYLRAWALETRLTAHLTGRFNEDWWRNPTAGRWLQGLFARGGTDDAETLATEISGKGLTIPEAGDRLVALLNR; the protein is encoded by the coding sequence ATGGACCGTCCCCTCCCCACCCTGCGCGCGAGCCTGGACGACTTCCTCGCCGAGCTGGCCACCCTCCAGTACCGCCATGCCGCGGGCCTCGCCCAGGAGCTCCCCCTTCGCGAGCTCTACGAGGACTCGCCTGAAATCGCCTCCCCCGAGGCCTTCGCCGCCGCCACCGAGGCCGTTCCCAAGGCCCAGGCCAAGGGCGACTCGCTCGGCGTGCGCCGTCTGCGGCTGCTGCGCGACTTCATCGCCACCCAGGTCGAGGAGGCCCTCGCCGCCCCCGACGCCGAGGCCGTGGCCCAGCTGGAGGCCCGCGCCCACCTCCCCGTGGATGACCAGACCCTCTCCTTCGGCGAGGCGCTCGGCCAGCTCCCCCATGAGCCGAACCGCGGCCGGCGCGCCCTGCTCGAGAGCGCCACGGGCGGCTTCCTCTGGGACAACCGGGGCCGCTATGGCGCCCGTCGCGAGGCCGCCTTCCGCGTCACCGAGAAGCTGCGCGCCCCCAGCTACGTCGCCCTGCGCGAGGACGTCTCCGGCATCGAGCTGAACAAGCTGGCCGAGGCCGCCGAGCAGACGCTGCGCCTCACCGAGGACGCCTACCGGGACGTGCTCGGCTACGCCCTCAAGAAGGTGGAGCCCCTGCTGCGGCCCCTGCCCTCGGGCCACGCGCGCAGGCACGACCTGCAGGCGGCCACCCAGGTGCCGTGGATGAGCGGCTTCTTCCGGCGCGAGGACGGGCTGCCCGCCGTCATCCGGTGGCTCGGCGAGTGGGGTTTCCACCCGTCCGCCGAGGGCCGCATCCGCATGGACGACGAGGAGCGACCCGGCAAGGCCTCCCGTCCCTTCACCGCCGCGGTGCGCATCCCGGGCGAGGTGCGCCTCGTCTTCCAGAAGCGCGCCGGCATGGACGCGCTGGGCAGCCTGCTGCACGAGTACGGCCACGCCCTGCACCACGCCCACGTGTCGGAGCAGCTGCCGCTGGAGCTGCGCCGGCTGGGGGACGCCTCGGTGACGGAGGCCTTCGCCATCCTGCTCGAGCGGCTCCTCACGGACGAGGAGTGGCTGAAGCGCTACCTGCGCCTGCCCTCGGCCACCGCGCGGGACGCCACCCGCATGGCCGCCTTCCAGGGCCTCACGGTGCTGCGCCGGCACTGCGCGAAGCTGTCCTACGAGCTGTCCCTCTACACGCGCGGGCCCTCGCCCGAGCGGGCCGACGAGTACGCGGATGCCCAGCGGCGCGCGCTCTTCGTCGAGCCGCACCCGGGCTTCTTCCTCTTCGACGTGGACCCCCAGCTCTACGTGACGCGCTACCTGCGCGCCTGGGCGCTGGAGACACGGCTCACGGCGCACCTCACCGGGCGCTTCAACGAGGACTGGTGGCGCAACCCCACCGCGGGCCGCTGGCTCCAGGGCCTCTTCGCACGAGGCGGCACCGATGACGCCGAGACGCTCGCCACCGAGATTTCGGGAAAAGGGCTGACGATCCCCGAGGCGGGTGACCGCCTCGTGGCTCTGCTCAATCGCTGA